One window of Phycisphaeraceae bacterium genomic DNA carries:
- a CDS encoding PP2C family protein-serine/threonine phosphatase, with protein sequence MPANPSPTPVYHDTDLPGVQLADLSSNDRIPLLLKLTHKLFSQTNDQGIINEFAEAMGKVRGRSCMVMVRTRDCPKGSFRLTRWRKADGEELVTPISHDGQLNNNPILQGGLVALVTSNEMPQMARLRGDADSTLGDWTAGYRSLVATPLPEKSQPADWLILLDGPEDRWSIEQLETVVLQSNLVGVVIRNLNIAQRLREATSYIQNEIDQIAEIQRSLLPQSFPEIPGIELAAAYATFDRAGGDYYDVFPDPAGSGRFGFLIADASGHGPSAAVVVAMLHAVVTNLTHLPEPRELLEEINRKLFSRRIGNSFVTALAAVYDPKTSELRFAGAGHPPPILKRDRSTHEIEFEGGPPLGILERVDSAEAKVKLQPGDTVLLYTDGVSEGMSSDHKLFGVDRIRAAFLAAPSGAENVIKQINSSLKAFIGDAKPSDDQTMLVIARD encoded by the coding sequence ATGCCGGCCAACCCGTCTCCAACTCCGGTTTATCACGACACCGACCTGCCGGGCGTGCAGCTGGCCGACTTGTCGAGCAACGATCGCATCCCGCTGCTGCTCAAGCTCACGCACAAACTCTTCAGCCAGACCAACGACCAGGGGATCATCAACGAGTTCGCCGAGGCGATGGGAAAAGTGCGAGGCCGCTCGTGCATGGTGATGGTGCGCACGCGCGATTGCCCCAAGGGCTCGTTTCGCCTCACGCGCTGGCGCAAGGCGGACGGCGAGGAACTCGTCACGCCAATTTCGCACGACGGGCAGCTCAACAACAACCCGATTCTGCAAGGCGGGCTTGTCGCACTCGTCACCTCAAACGAAATGCCGCAGATGGCTCGCCTGCGGGGCGACGCCGACAGCACGCTCGGTGACTGGACCGCCGGATACCGCTCGCTCGTCGCGACGCCGCTCCCCGAAAAGTCGCAACCCGCGGACTGGCTCATCCTGCTCGATGGGCCTGAAGACCGGTGGTCGATCGAGCAGCTCGAGACGGTCGTTCTTCAATCGAATCTCGTCGGCGTGGTCATTCGCAATCTCAACATCGCGCAGCGTCTGCGAGAAGCAACTTCGTACATCCAGAACGAGATCGATCAGATCGCGGAGATCCAGCGCAGCCTCCTGCCCCAGTCGTTCCCGGAGATTCCGGGCATCGAACTTGCCGCGGCGTACGCGACCTTCGATCGCGCGGGTGGCGACTATTACGACGTCTTTCCCGATCCCGCGGGCAGCGGGCGATTCGGCTTTCTCATCGCCGATGCTTCCGGTCACGGCCCATCGGCGGCGGTTGTGGTCGCGATGCTCCACGCGGTGGTCACGAATTTAACACATCTGCCCGAGCCCCGGGAATTGCTCGAAGAAATCAACCGCAAACTCTTCTCGCGACGGATCGGTAATTCGTTCGTGACGGCGCTCGCCGCGGTGTACGACCCCAAGACCAGCGAGCTGCGATTCGCCGGCGCGGGCCACCCGCCTCCGATCCTCAAGCGCGATCGTTCAACGCACGAGATCGAATTCGAGGGCGGGCCTCCGCTGGGAATCCTCGAGCGCGTCGATTCCGCGGAAGCGAAGGTCAAACTGCAACCCGGCGACACGGTCCTGCTTTACACCGACGGCGTGAGCGAAGGGATGTCGAGCGATCACAAACTCTTCGGCGTCGATCGCATCCGCGCCGCGTTCCTTGCCGCGCCTTCCGGCGCGGAGAACGTGATCAAGCAAATCAATTCGTCGCTCAAAGCATTCATCGGCGACGCGAAGCCGAGCGACGACCAGACGATGCTGGTGATCGCTCGCGATTAG
- a CDS encoding carboxypeptidase M32 — protein MTTSPTVASPAYQELCALARRSTALGSIGQLLNWDQETYMPPAGGAFRAEQSSLIAELHHKQATDQRVGDLIAACEQDKNLIANNAVAANMREFRRDYERLTKLPSDLVAELAKVGSQAQEVWKEAREKNDFNMFAPWLEKMFDLSRKKADCYGAPKDGERYDALLDEYEPGMTAKQIESIFTPLRTRLTDLVQRVAKVGKHPDTSMLKRPIPAEKQHAFGLMVLKAMKFDLEAGRLDVTTHPFCSGLAPGDTRLTTRYRDESFTDALYGTMHEAGHGLYEQGLPKVASREDLYGQPLAESISLGIHESQSRMWENLVGRSREFWMWALPLAKKEYGSALGNVDLNDIYKAVNTVKPSLIRVEADEGTYNMHVMVRFEMERALLSGAMKVKDVPAEWNRRYKDYLGIDIPDNKRGCLQDVHWSFGLIGYFPTYTLGNLYAAQFWETIVQQIPDLKAQISKGEFGALREWLREKIHRHGKHYRADELCKNITGKPLSADPLLRYLEGKVKDVYGV, from the coding sequence ATGACAACTTCTCCGACAGTGGCGTCTCCGGCATATCAGGAACTCTGTGCGCTCGCGCGCCGATCGACCGCGCTCGGTTCGATCGGCCAGCTCCTCAATTGGGATCAGGAGACGTACATGCCGCCCGCGGGCGGCGCGTTCCGCGCCGAGCAATCCTCGCTCATCGCCGAGCTGCACCACAAGCAGGCGACCGATCAGCGTGTCGGCGACCTCATCGCGGCGTGCGAGCAGGACAAGAACCTGATTGCGAACAACGCCGTCGCCGCGAACATGCGCGAGTTCCGGCGCGATTACGAGCGCCTCACCAAGCTGCCTTCGGATCTCGTGGCCGAACTCGCGAAAGTCGGGAGCCAGGCGCAGGAAGTGTGGAAGGAAGCGCGCGAGAAGAATGATTTCAACATGTTCGCGCCCTGGCTCGAGAAGATGTTCGACCTCTCGCGCAAGAAGGCGGATTGCTACGGAGCTCCGAAAGATGGCGAACGCTACGACGCCCTGCTGGATGAGTACGAACCGGGCATGACCGCGAAGCAGATCGAGTCGATCTTCACGCCCCTGCGCACGCGATTGACCGATCTCGTGCAGCGCGTCGCAAAGGTCGGAAAGCACCCCGACACCTCGATGCTCAAGCGCCCCATCCCCGCCGAAAAGCAGCACGCGTTCGGATTGATGGTGCTCAAGGCAATGAAGTTCGATCTCGAAGCGGGAAGGCTCGATGTGACGACGCACCCGTTCTGCTCGGGCCTCGCGCCGGGCGACACGCGACTCACGACGCGCTACCGCGACGAATCGTTCACCGATGCGCTCTACGGCACGATGCACGAGGCGGGGCACGGTCTCTACGAGCAGGGCTTGCCAAAAGTCGCCTCGCGCGAAGATCTGTACGGGCAACCGCTCGCGGAGTCGATCTCGCTGGGGATTCACGAGAGCCAGAGCCGGATGTGGGAGAACCTGGTCGGGCGCAGCCGTGAATTCTGGATGTGGGCGCTGCCTCTCGCAAAGAAGGAATACGGAAGCGCACTCGGCAACGTGGACCTCAACGACATCTACAAAGCGGTGAACACGGTGAAACCCAGCCTGATACGCGTCGAAGCGGACGAAGGCACGTACAACATGCACGTCATGGTGCGCTTCGAGATGGAGCGCGCGCTTCTTTCGGGCGCGATGAAAGTCAAGGACGTTCCGGCCGAGTGGAACCGGCGCTACAAGGACTATCTCGGTATCGATATCCCCGACAACAAGCGCGGCTGCCTGCAGGATGTGCATTGGTCGTTCGGGTTGATCGGGTACTTCCCGACCTACACGCTGGGAAATCTCTATGCCGCGCAGTTCTGGGAGACGATCGTGCAGCAGATCCCGGATCTGAAAGCACAAATCTCAAAGGGCGAGTTTGGCGCGCTGCGCGAGTGGCTGCGCGAGAAGATTCACCGGCACGGCAAGCACTATCGCGCGGATGAGCTTTGCAAGAACATCACGGGCAAGCCGCTGAGCGCCGATCCGTTGCTGCGGTATCTCGAGGGCAAGGTGAAGGATGTGTACGGGGTGTGA